In Apilactobacillus bombintestini, one genomic interval encodes:
- a CDS encoding ATP-binding cassette domain-containing protein, with the protein MSDQNYINVKDAFQNNLKHLNIKIKKHAITVFTGLSGAGKSSLVFDTIAANSRRELNETFPSFTQQYLPKYGAPHVGKIENLPVAIVIQQKKVGKNPRSTLATYTGIYSLLRLLFSRIGKPWVGYSDTFSFNLPQGMCDKCQGLGYIDHINPDKVIDYNKSLNEGAITFVSFGPGTWRWKRYAHTGLFDNDKKIKDYSEKELNDLLYAPQHHLKNAPAEWKPSILYEGVIPRIKRSIIESKEGQHHKEAIKEIVTRTACDKCHGTKLRPEVLTCKINGYNIADVLQMDLKHVLEFLNSIKESLVQDLLREVTTKIQSLIDLGLGYLTLDRGTDTLSGGETQRIKIAKYMNSSLSDMVYILDEPSVGLHPADIKLISAALKKLEAKGNTILVVEHNPELIPIADYVVEIGPKPGKDGGQIIFDGTYQELLKSDTITGKLLQQPLSFKKPKKLEKTLDLENVNIHNLKNANVSIPLNAQTVISGVAGSGKSSLMRAIKDKLQDNYIDLTQDAVGVNIRSTPATYLDILNDIRKLFGDANNVSRQLFSYNGKGKCPLCKGRGVQITNMAFMDPVIQTCEKCHGKRYSDEALQYHLNGLDISEVLNLSIKEAIDFFAKYKDIQSKLINMQRVGLDYLSLGQSLDTLSGGEVQRLKLALQLNKTGTVYLLDEPTAGLHMKDVSIMTNLFDDLVKKGNTLIIVEHNLSVISKSDWMIDVGPSAGRYGGQILYTGTPEDSLNDSKSVTGQAMRDYNQKRE; encoded by the coding sequence ATGTCAGATCAAAATTATATTAACGTTAAAGATGCTTTTCAAAATAATTTAAAACATCTAAATATTAAGATAAAAAAACATGCAATCACCGTATTTACGGGATTATCAGGTGCTGGAAAATCATCATTGGTTTTCGATACTATTGCAGCTAACTCTAGAAGAGAGTTGAATGAAACTTTTCCTAGTTTTACACAACAGTATTTACCTAAATATGGGGCACCTCATGTTGGGAAAATAGAAAATTTACCGGTAGCAATTGTTATTCAACAAAAGAAAGTGGGAAAAAATCCTCGTTCTACTTTAGCTACTTATACAGGTATATATTCATTGTTACGTTTGCTATTTTCCAGAATTGGTAAACCATGGGTAGGATACTCAGATACATTTTCATTTAACTTGCCACAAGGTATGTGTGATAAATGTCAGGGCCTAGGATACATTGATCACATAAATCCTGATAAAGTCATTGATTATAATAAATCATTAAATGAGGGCGCTATTACTTTCGTAAGTTTTGGCCCTGGAACATGGAGATGGAAGAGATACGCACATACAGGATTATTTGATAACGATAAAAAGATTAAGGATTATTCTGAAAAAGAATTGAATGATTTATTGTATGCGCCTCAACATCATCTAAAAAATGCTCCAGCAGAATGGAAACCTTCTATTCTATATGAAGGTGTTATTCCAAGAATTAAACGTTCTATTATTGAAAGTAAAGAAGGACAACATCATAAAGAAGCTATAAAAGAAATAGTTACTCGTACAGCTTGTGATAAATGTCATGGAACTAAATTAAGACCTGAAGTATTAACATGTAAAATCAATGGATATAACATAGCTGATGTTTTACAAATGGATTTAAAGCATGTCTTAGAATTTTTAAACAGCATTAAAGAAAGTCTAGTACAAGATTTACTTCGTGAAGTTACTACTAAGATTCAATCTCTAATTGATTTAGGATTAGGTTATTTAACATTAGATAGAGGAACAGACACACTATCTGGTGGTGAAACACAAAGAATTAAAATCGCTAAATATATGAATAGTTCATTATCTGATATGGTATATATTTTAGATGAACCAAGTGTGGGCTTACATCCAGCTGATATTAAATTGATTAGTGCTGCTCTAAAGAAGCTAGAGGCTAAAGGTAATACTATTTTAGTAGTGGAACATAATCCAGAATTAATTCCTATTGCTGACTATGTAGTTGAAATTGGTCCTAAGCCAGGTAAAGATGGTGGTCAAATTATTTTTGATGGAACCTATCAAGAATTGTTAAAGAGTGACACTATAACAGGTAAGTTATTACAACAACCATTATCATTTAAAAAGCCTAAGAAATTAGAAAAGACTTTAGATTTAGAAAATGTAAATATTCATAATCTAAAGAATGCTAATGTATCCATCCCATTGAATGCACAAACAGTAATTTCAGGTGTAGCTGGTTCTGGTAAGAGTTCTTTGATGAGAGCTATTAAAGATAAACTACAAGATAATTACATTGATTTAACGCAAGATGCAGTGGGGGTAAATATTAGATCCACTCCCGCAACATATTTGGATATTTTAAATGACATTAGAAAATTGTTTGGGGATGCAAACAACGTATCTCGTCAATTATTCAGTTATAACGGAAAAGGAAAATGTCCATTGTGTAAAGGACGTGGGGTACAAATCACTAATATGGCATTTATGGATCCAGTAATTCAAACCTGTGAAAAATGTCATGGTAAAAGATATAGTGATGAAGCACTTCAATACCATTTAAATGGGTTAGATATTAGTGAAGTATTAAATTTATCCATTAAAGAGGCAATTGACTTTTTCGCTAAATATAAAGATATTCAAAGCAAGTTAATTAACATGCAAAGAGTAGGCTTAGATTATCTATCATTAGGTCAATCATTAGATACTTTATCTGGTGGTGAAGTTCAAAGATTAAAACTAGCTCTTCAATTAAATAAGACAGGAACTGTTTATCTATTAGATGAACCCACAGCTGGATTACACATGAAAGATGTTTCTATTATGACTAATTTATTTGATGATTTAGTTAAAAAAGGAAATACCTTAATTATCGTGGAACACAATCTATCAGTAATCAGTAAATCTGATTGGATGATTGATGTGGGTCCAAGTGCAGGACGTTATGGTGGACAAATCTTGTACACTGGTACTCCTGAAGATTCATTAAATGATAGTAAGTCAGTTACTGGCCAAGCTATGCGTGATTATAATCAAAAAAGAGAATAA
- the asnB gene encoding asparagine synthase (glutamine-hydrolyzing), producing the protein MCGFCGYVNQKDVPNDTISKMADRIKHRGPDDEKYFQDDKVSMGFRRLSIIDLAHGGQPLYSKDKKKVLTFNGEIYNYQEIRKELEDEGWEFETDVDSEVLIRGYEAWGPALLKKLRGMYAFVIYDSAKNEIFGARDHFGIKPLYYYDDGDAFMYGSEIKAFLSNPAFKKELNIDLLPIHLSFEFIPSAETMFKNVYKVMPGTYFIHHIDEKTTETHRYYKFNYDHIDQSQTVEEDAKKIEGIVKDSVKAHMIADVEVGSFLSSGVDSSYVLNEASKLKPIKSFSLGFDNSKYSELSWSTDFANQIGQQNTPIKITDKDYFDFLPTMMYYMDEPLSNPSAIQLFYLAKGTRKNVKVALSGEGADEFFGGYNTYLEAIPFERYQKYVPGFIRKALASIAVKLPRFHGRRFLIRGAQPLSERYYRVNYVFNYDDRNKLLKDPSLNVDSGAYTKHIFDEVKDKDEMTQMQYFDINTWLPFDILQKADRMSMANSLEVRTPLVDKEVAEFASTMPIKTRINKEGTKISLRKAAERALPDKVAMKEKLGFPSPIASWIREPEFHDRIVRAFTSDVAEKFFNTDELLRILKEHDEGKSSMQKIMTPYLFILWYEVYFPEDTNADTINKVQLQA; encoded by the coding sequence ATGTGTGGATTTTGCGGATATGTGAACCAAAAGGATGTACCGAACGATACTATTAGTAAGATGGCTGATAGAATCAAGCATCGTGGTCCTGATGACGAAAAATATTTCCAAGACGATAAGGTATCTATGGGATTCAGACGTCTATCAATTATTGACTTAGCCCATGGTGGACAACCATTATACAGTAAAGACAAGAAGAAAGTTCTTACTTTTAATGGTGAAATTTATAACTATCAAGAAATTAGAAAAGAACTTGAAGATGAAGGTTGGGAATTTGAAACTGACGTTGACTCTGAAGTTTTAATTCGTGGTTACGAAGCATGGGGTCCAGCTCTATTAAAGAAACTTCGTGGAATGTATGCATTTGTCATTTATGACAGTGCTAAGAATGAAATCTTCGGTGCACGTGATCATTTTGGTATTAAGCCATTGTATTACTACGATGATGGTGATGCATTCATGTATGGTTCCGAAATTAAAGCATTTTTATCTAACCCTGCATTTAAGAAAGAATTAAACATTGATTTATTACCAATTCATTTAAGCTTTGAATTTATTCCATCTGCCGAAACCATGTTTAAAAATGTTTACAAGGTAATGCCTGGAACTTACTTCATTCATCACATTGATGAAAAAACAACTGAAACACATCGTTACTACAAGTTTAACTATGATCACATTGATCAATCACAAACTGTAGAAGAAGATGCTAAGAAGATTGAAGGAATTGTTAAAGATTCCGTAAAAGCACATATGATTGCTGACGTTGAAGTAGGTAGTTTCTTATCAAGTGGTGTGGATTCAAGTTATGTTTTAAATGAAGCATCTAAGTTAAAACCTATTAAGTCATTCTCATTAGGTTTCGATAATTCTAAGTACAGTGAACTTTCATGGTCAACTGATTTTGCAAACCAAATTGGACAACAAAATACACCTATTAAGATCACTGATAAGGATTACTTTGATTTCTTACCAACTATGATGTACTACATGGATGAACCATTATCAAACCCTTCAGCAATTCAATTATTCTACCTAGCTAAAGGTACCAGAAAGAATGTTAAAGTTGCTCTATCTGGTGAAGGTGCTGATGAATTCTTCGGTGGATACAATACTTACCTTGAAGCTATTCCATTCGAAAGATATCAAAAATATGTTCCTGGATTCATCCGTAAAGCTTTAGCAAGCATTGCTGTTAAATTACCTAGATTCCATGGCCGTCGTTTCTTAATTCGTGGTGCTCAACCATTGAGTGAAAGATATTACCGTGTAAACTATGTATTTAATTACGATGACAGAAATAAGCTATTGAAGGATCCATCACTTAACGTTGATTCAGGTGCATACACTAAGCACATTTTTGATGAAGTAAAAGACAAAGATGAAATGACTCAAATGCAATACTTTGATATCAACACTTGGTTACCATTTGATATCTTACAAAAAGCTGACCGTATGAGTATGGCTAACTCTCTTGAAGTTAGAACTCCATTGGTTGATAAGGAAGTTGCTGAATTTGCTTCCACTATGCCAATTAAGACTAGAATTAATAAAGAAGGGACCAAGATTTCTCTAAGAAAAGCTGCTGAAAGAGCATTACCAGACAAGGTAGCTATGAAGGAAAAACTTGGATTCCCATCTCCAATTGCATCATGGATTAGAGAACCAGAATTCCATGACAGAATTGTTCGTGCATTTACTTCCGATGTTGCTGAAAAATTCTTTAATACTGATGAATTATTAAGAATTCTAAAGGAACACGATGAAGGTAAATCATCTATGCAAAAGATTATGACTCCATACCTATTTATTTTATGGTATGAAGTATACTTCCCAGAAGATACTAATGCTGATACCATCAACAAGGTACAACTACAAGCATAA
- a CDS encoding NAD(P)H-hydrate dehydratase: protein MPDITENLVSKTIRIRPNNSHKGTYGRVGLIGGSQNFGGAIIMASKASVYSGAGLTTTFTDPSNLTSLHDHVPEAMFADYNDVENLREMIPGFNVIVIGPGLGTDDNSLKILKATLNAVNHDQIVIIDGSAITLMAKEKLPVPDAQVIFTPHQMEWQRLSGIKISDQNDTNNIEAVKKLHSIVVLKSHHTKIYTKDEIFVNPGGTPAQATGGMGDTLAGMVAGFTAQFSNTDDAVISAVYSHSAIADKLSENQYVVLPTQIIEKIPFFMKNHQTKK from the coding sequence ATGCCTGATATAACTGAAAATTTAGTATCTAAAACTATTAGAATAAGACCTAATAATAGTCATAAAGGAACTTACGGCAGAGTTGGATTAATTGGTGGTAGCCAAAATTTTGGTGGTGCTATTATTATGGCATCAAAAGCCAGTGTTTATTCTGGTGCAGGATTAACTACTACTTTTACAGATCCATCTAACTTAACTAGTTTACATGACCATGTTCCAGAAGCTATGTTTGCAGATTATAATGACGTTGAAAATTTAAGGGAAATGATTCCTGGCTTTAATGTTATTGTAATCGGACCCGGTCTAGGTACTGATGATAATAGCTTAAAAATTTTAAAAGCTACTTTAAATGCTGTAAATCATGACCAAATTGTTATCATCGATGGTTCAGCAATAACTTTGATGGCAAAAGAAAAACTACCAGTACCTGATGCTCAGGTTATTTTCACTCCTCATCAAATGGAATGGCAAAGATTATCAGGTATCAAAATATCTGATCAAAATGATACTAATAATATAGAGGCTGTAAAAAAGCTTCATTCTATTGTTGTACTTAAATCACATCATACTAAAATTTATACAAAAGACGAAATATTTGTAAATCCTGGTGGAACCCCTGCTCAAGCAACTGGTGGTATGGGTGACACTTTAGCTGGTATGGTAGCTGGATTCACGGCACAATTTTCTAATACAGATGATGCAGTAATTTCAGCTGTTTATAGTCACAGTGCTATCGCTGATAAACTTTCTGAAAATCAATACGTAGTACTACCCACTCAAATTATTGAAAAAATACCATTCTTTATGAAAAATCATCAAACAAAAAAATAA
- a CDS encoding putative polysaccharide biosynthesis protein has translation MHDQNDKVNDELTQEKMLEGSAWMTAGSILSRILGAVYIIPWSLMLDNLYLQANALYVQGYNVYSLILIISIAGIPSAIAKQVAHYNALNEYGVSVRLYKRGLLLSLMTGIVCAMLLYFGAPLFDNGNTNLIPVMHSLAWAVLIIPTMSLTRGYFQGFQDMAPSAISQFVEQLFRVIYMLVAVFFIIKMMRGSWVTAVSQSTFAAFIGSLAGLLILGLYYFKRRKYYRRLINNSNNELHVNANKLYVEIIQQAIPFVILGAGISIFQLIDQFTFFKIMNIATNYSSATLNQLYAIFAGNANKLIMITISLSSAMAITVVPLLSAAYTRKDKREIGHQISSGFVLFAFVMIPAALGMTAVAGPLNRVFYGNLNGSLSANVLAFSSIISISFGLFTVVSAMMQGISRNRIAVKFFVYGTIVKFITQFPMVYIFKEFGPLISSGIGFMVANGLIIRLLNKQYSIKSYDMLNKLNWIVLFSLITYLVALTSVYAGNLLVSLFINQYGRVGSFVVVSISSLIGGLVYVYLALKSRIADDVLGNKAEVLRQKLRIK, from the coding sequence ATGCATGATCAAAATGATAAAGTAAACGATGAATTAACACAGGAAAAAATGCTAGAAGGATCTGCTTGGATGACAGCCGGAAGTATTTTATCTAGAATATTAGGTGCAGTTTACATTATCCCGTGGAGTTTAATGTTAGATAATTTGTACCTACAAGCTAATGCTTTGTACGTGCAAGGATATAACGTTTATAGTTTGATATTAATTATATCTATTGCTGGGATTCCATCTGCAATAGCAAAGCAGGTAGCCCATTATAATGCTCTAAATGAGTATGGGGTAAGTGTCCGGTTGTACAAGAGAGGGTTATTACTTTCTTTAATGACTGGTATAGTTTGTGCAATGCTATTATATTTTGGAGCACCATTATTTGATAATGGTAATACTAATCTTATTCCAGTAATGCATTCATTAGCATGGGCTGTTCTAATAATTCCAACCATGAGTTTAACTAGAGGATACTTTCAAGGATTTCAAGATATGGCTCCATCAGCGATTTCTCAATTTGTTGAGCAATTGTTTAGAGTTATATATATGCTAGTTGCTGTATTCTTTATTATTAAAATGATGCGTGGTAGTTGGGTTACTGCTGTATCTCAATCAACCTTTGCCGCATTTATTGGTTCATTAGCAGGATTATTAATTTTAGGTTTATATTACTTTAAACGTAGAAAGTATTATCGCCGATTGATTAATAATAGTAATAATGAATTACATGTTAATGCTAATAAACTATACGTAGAAATTATTCAACAAGCTATTCCTTTCGTGATTTTAGGTGCTGGTATATCTATTTTCCAATTAATAGATCAGTTCACATTCTTTAAAATTATGAATATAGCTACTAATTATTCTTCCGCAACGTTAAATCAGTTATATGCAATATTTGCTGGTAATGCTAACAAGTTAATTATGATTACTATTTCATTATCTTCAGCAATGGCTATTACTGTAGTTCCATTACTTTCAGCTGCTTATACTAGAAAAGATAAACGAGAAATTGGTCATCAAATTTCTAGTGGTTTCGTGTTATTCGCATTTGTTATGATTCCTGCAGCGCTAGGGATGACTGCGGTAGCTGGACCATTAAATCGTGTATTTTATGGTAATTTAAATGGTTCATTATCTGCTAATGTATTAGCTTTCTCATCCATTATATCTATCAGTTTTGGTTTATTTACCGTTGTTTCAGCAATGATGCAAGGAATTTCGCGAAACAGAATTGCGGTTAAATTCTTTGTTTACGGAACAATTGTTAAATTTATAACTCAATTTCCAATGGTATATATATTCAAAGAATTTGGTCCACTAATTTCTTCTGGAATTGGATTTATGGTAGCTAACGGATTGATCATTAGATTATTAAATAAACAATATAGTATTAAAAGTTATGATATGCTAAATAAGTTGAATTGGATCGTGTTATTTTCTTTAATAACTTATTTAGTAGCATTAACATCTGTTTATGCTGGTAATTTGTTAGTTAGCTTATTTATCAATCAATATGGTCGTGTAGGAAGCTTTGTAGTAGTATCTATATCATCATTGATTGGTGGATTAGTATATGTATATCTTGCATTAAAGAGCAGAATAGCTGATGATGTTTTAGGAAATAAAGCTGAAGTACTTAGACAAAAATTAAGAATTAAATAA
- the pepV gene encoding dipeptidase PepV: protein MIDWDKLANDYKESYLEDLKALIAIDSERNDEDATKEYPLGEGPAKALAKYMEFGKRDGFKVKNLDNLVGYIEYGEGDKTFAILAHADVMPAGEGWDTDPFEMTIKDNKVYGRGASDDKGPGLAAYYGLKMMKDQGIKPKCKIRFIVGTDEESNWTGMKHYFDLEPEPDFGFSPDAEFPVINGEKGNTTFETKFGNQQDMDADYVLNDFHAGLRENMVPRDAYADVRTPFKDQMAEQFSVFMQDRNLDGGSEITEEGIKLHLIGKSAHGMEPRNGVNGGTFLANFLRGYDFSGGAKEFIKFVSEFLHGDSRANHIGAQYTDKIMGDLTMNVGILTFNDQKGGFVNTNFRYPKGITVATIGKHLSEAAKVMNGKVENVDDMAPHYVDPDDPIVNKLINVYRQRTGVNEAEPEVVGGGTYGRMMKRGVAFGALFPWTEDTMHQANEYQPVDDLILAMAIYGQSISELATL from the coding sequence ATGATTGATTGGGACAAATTAGCGAATGATTATAAAGAATCATATTTAGAAGATTTAAAGGCACTAATCGCTATTGATAGTGAAAGAAACGATGAAGATGCAACTAAAGAATATCCATTAGGTGAAGGCCCAGCTAAGGCACTTGCTAAGTACATGGAATTCGGTAAGCGTGATGGATTCAAAGTTAAAAATTTAGATAATTTAGTCGGTTACATAGAATATGGTGAAGGAGATAAGACATTCGCTATTTTGGCTCATGCGGATGTAATGCCTGCCGGTGAAGGATGGGATACTGATCCTTTTGAAATGACTATTAAAGATAATAAGGTATACGGACGTGGTGCGTCTGATGATAAAGGACCTGGTTTAGCAGCATACTATGGCTTAAAAATGATGAAGGATCAAGGTATTAAACCTAAATGCAAGATTCGTTTCATAGTTGGTACCGATGAAGAAAGTAATTGGACAGGTATGAAGCATTACTTTGATTTAGAACCAGAACCAGATTTCGGTTTCTCTCCAGATGCTGAATTTCCAGTGATTAATGGTGAAAAAGGAAATACTACTTTTGAAACTAAATTTGGTAATCAACAAGATATGGATGCTGATTATGTTTTAAATGATTTTCATGCTGGTTTGCGTGAAAATATGGTTCCAAGGGATGCTTATGCTGATGTAAGAACTCCATTTAAGGATCAAATGGCAGAACAATTTAGTGTATTTATGCAAGATCGTAATTTAGATGGTGGTTCTGAAATTACTGAAGAAGGTATTAAGTTACATTTAATTGGAAAATCTGCTCATGGAATGGAACCTAGAAATGGTGTTAACGGGGGAACTTTCCTAGCAAACTTTTTACGTGGATATGATTTCTCTGGAGGAGCTAAAGAATTTATTAAATTTGTTTCTGAATTCTTACATGGAGACTCACGAGCAAATCATATTGGTGCACAATACACTGATAAAATTATGGGTGATTTAACTATGAATGTTGGTATTTTAACGTTTAATGACCAAAAGGGTGGTTTCGTTAATACTAACTTTAGATACCCTAAGGGCATTACAGTTGCCACTATTGGTAAACATTTATCAGAAGCAGCCAAAGTAATGAATGGAAAAGTAGAAAATGTTGATGACATGGCTCCACATTACGTTGATCCAGATGATCCAATAGTAAATAAATTAATTAATGTATATCGTCAAAGAACTGGTGTTAATGAAGCCGAACCTGAAGTTGTTGGTGGTGGAACATACGGTAGAATGATGAAGAGAGGGGTAGCTTTTGGAGCATTATTCCCATGGACTGAGGATACTATGCACCAAGCCAATGAATATCAACCAGTAGATGATTTGATTTTAGCAATGGCCATTTATGGACAATCTATTAGTGAACTAGCTACTCTATAA
- a CDS encoding deoxynucleoside kinase, producing the protein MVIITAGMIGVGKTTLTGKIAEHLGTKAFYEPVGDNPVLPLYYNNPEQYGFLLQIYFLNKRFAMIKKALSDDNNILDRSIYEDALFTKQNNAEGNISDMELKIYLELLDKMMDELDQLPKKAPDLMVYAETDFETILKRIKKRGRDYEQCDNDPKLKEYYYHMWSAYKDWYKEYDKSPKMKIDLQKYDLSDEKNVPIILDMIDKKLSEIR; encoded by the coding sequence ATGGTGATAATTACAGCAGGAATGATTGGTGTAGGAAAGACTACCTTAACTGGTAAAATTGCTGAACATTTAGGTACCAAAGCATTTTATGAACCAGTTGGTGACAATCCAGTTTTACCTTTGTACTACAACAATCCAGAACAATATGGATTCTTACTACAAATTTACTTTTTAAATAAACGTTTTGCTATGATCAAAAAAGCACTTTCTGACGATAATAATATTTTAGATCGTTCTATTTATGAAGATGCATTATTTACTAAACAAAATAATGCTGAAGGTAATATCTCTGATATGGAATTAAAAATTTATCTTGAATTATTGGATAAAATGATGGATGAATTAGATCAATTACCTAAAAAAGCACCTGATTTAATGGTTTATGCAGAAACTGATTTCGAAACTATTCTAAAAAGAATTAAAAAACGTGGTAGAGATTATGAACAATGCGATAATGATCCTAAATTAAAAGAATACTACTACCACATGTGGTCAGCTTATAAAGATTGGTATAAAGAATACGATAAAAGTCCTAAAATGAAAATTGATTTACAAAAATACGATTTATCTGACGAAAAAAATGTACCAATTATTTTAGATATGATTGATAAAAAGTTATCTGAAATCAGATAA
- the mscL gene encoding large-conductance mechanosensitive channel protein MscL, translated as MLKDFKAFISKGNVIDLAVGVIIGSAFTAIVKSFTTNLINPLIGIFMGTINLSNITLKLGSANFRIGNFINDVINFLIVAFIVFLIVRIYNRVTKRDTTTKDTKTDTLLGEIRDLLKEQQENNSQTK; from the coding sequence ATGCTTAAAGATTTTAAAGCTTTTATTTCCAAAGGTAATGTAATTGATTTAGCTGTAGGTGTAATTATTGGTTCTGCTTTTACTGCTATTGTTAAGTCATTTACTACTAACCTTATCAATCCACTAATTGGAATTTTTATGGGAACCATCAATCTATCTAACATTACATTGAAATTAGGTTCCGCTAACTTCCGTATTGGTAACTTTATAAATGATGTTATTAACTTCTTAATTGTTGCCTTTATCGTATTTCTAATTGTTAGAATCTATAATCGTGTTACTAAACGTGATACCACCACTAAGGACACCAAAACTGATACCCTATTAGGTGAAATTCGTGACTTACTAAAAGAACAACAAGAAAACAATTCTCAAACAAAATAG